The Hemitrygon akajei chromosome 23, sHemAka1.3, whole genome shotgun sequence genome includes a window with the following:
- the vax1 gene encoding ventral anterior homeobox 1 isoform X3 — translation MNAKSSVKRASAPRGDKGDGSVLQAAIYSLELIHCRLINGLIGLLSIRDAKGSIREIILPKGLDLDRPKRTRTSFTAEQLYRLEMEFQRCQYVVGRERTELARQLNLSETQVKVWFQNRRTKQKKDQGKDSDVRSTASETAATCSVLRLLEQGRLLSPPGLSGILPCATNSLGSTLRGPVVGLGTTLGTSSLTVGISGAPTLSTTHPGHNVFSMPVPSLIGTVATRLTSPLTVTGSLTGNLQEVSARYLSSSAFEPYSRNGKIETMDKKIMD, via the exons ATGAATGCCAAGAGCAGCGTGAAGAGGGCTTCTGCCCCGCGAGGTGACAAGGGGGACGGGAGCGTGCTCCAAGCAGCCATCTATTCACTTGAATTGATTCATTGTCGGCTAATCAATGGTCTTATTGGATTATTGTCCATTCGAG ATGCAAAGGGATCTATACGAGAAATAATTCTACCCAAAGGGCTCGATCTTGACCGACCCAAGCGCACTCGAACGTCTTTCACAGCGGAGCAGCTATATCGTTTAGAAATGGAGTTTCAACGCTGTCAGTACGTTGTTGGACGGGAACGAACGGAACTGGCTCGACAGCTCAACTTGTCGGAAACACAG GTAAAGGTCTGGTTTCAAAACCGACGCACGAAGCAGAAAAAAGACCAGGGAAAGGATTCCGACGTTCGGTCGACGGCCTCTGAGACCGCAGCAACGTGCAGCGTGTTACGGCTCCTGGAACAAGGCAGGCTTCTGTCGCCCCCCGGCTTGTCCGGTATCCTACCCTGCGCAACTAACAGTCTAGGATCGACTCTGCGTGGCCCCGTAGTCGGCCTTGGCACCACACTGGGCACATCGTCACTCACTGTGGGGATATCAGGAGCACCGACACTGAGCACCACCCATCCCGGACACAATGTTTTCAGTATGCCGGTACCGTCCCTTATTGGGACGGTAGCTACAAGGCTCACCTCACCCTTAACTGTTACCGGATCTTTGACGGGAAACTTGCAGGAAGTGTCTGCTCGGTACTTAAGCTCTTCAGCTTTTGAGCCTTATTCCAGGAATGGCAAAATAGAAACAATGGACAAAAAAATAATGGACTGA
- the vax1 gene encoding ventral anterior homeobox 1 isoform X1, with amino-acid sequence MVLLDYCPFEPSSMEVRCNREPIMEAESSRGLKNGIREGRESSSSSGDSHGSLRNSLMEDQQETFSASAISDDCSKTKSSTTDPDYCRRILVRDAKGSIREIILPKGLDLDRPKRTRTSFTAEQLYRLEMEFQRCQYVVGRERTELARQLNLSETQVKVWFQNRRTKQKKDQGKDSDVRSTASETAATCSVLRLLEQGRLLSPPGLSGILPCATNSLGSTLRGPVVGLGTTLGTSSLTVGISGAPTLSTTHPGHNVFSMPVPSLIGTVATRLTSPLTVTGSLTGNLQEVSARYLSSSAFEPYSRNGKIETMDKKIMD; translated from the exons ATGGTCTTATTGGATTATTGTCCATTCGAG CCGTCCTCAATGGAAGTCAGGTGCAATCGAGAACCAATAATGGAAGCGGAGTCGAGCAGAGGTTTAAAGAATGGAATCCGGGAAGGCAGAGAAAGCAGCTCGAGTTCAGGGGATTCTCACGGAAGCCTCCGGAATTCTTTGATGGAGGACCAGCAGGAGACTTTCTCAGCTTCTGCAATCTCCGATGACTGCAGTAAAACAAAATCTAGTACTACTGACCCGGACTATTGTAGACGAATTCTTGTAAGAG ATGCAAAGGGATCTATACGAGAAATAATTCTACCCAAAGGGCTCGATCTTGACCGACCCAAGCGCACTCGAACGTCTTTCACAGCGGAGCAGCTATATCGTTTAGAAATGGAGTTTCAACGCTGTCAGTACGTTGTTGGACGGGAACGAACGGAACTGGCTCGACAGCTCAACTTGTCGGAAACACAG GTAAAGGTCTGGTTTCAAAACCGACGCACGAAGCAGAAAAAAGACCAGGGAAAGGATTCCGACGTTCGGTCGACGGCCTCTGAGACCGCAGCAACGTGCAGCGTGTTACGGCTCCTGGAACAAGGCAGGCTTCTGTCGCCCCCCGGCTTGTCCGGTATCCTACCCTGCGCAACTAACAGTCTAGGATCGACTCTGCGTGGCCCCGTAGTCGGCCTTGGCACCACACTGGGCACATCGTCACTCACTGTGGGGATATCAGGAGCACCGACACTGAGCACCACCCATCCCGGACACAATGTTTTCAGTATGCCGGTACCGTCCCTTATTGGGACGGTAGCTACAAGGCTCACCTCACCCTTAACTGTTACCGGATCTTTGACGGGAAACTTGCAGGAAGTGTCTGCTCGGTACTTAAGCTCTTCAGCTTTTGAGCCTTATTCCAGGAATGGCAAAATAGAAACAATGGACAAAAAAATAATGGACTGA
- the vax1 gene encoding ventral anterior homeobox 1 isoform X2 has protein sequence MEVRCNREPIMEAESSRGLKNGIREGRESSSSSGDSHGSLRNSLMEDQQETFSASAISDDCSKTKSSTTDPDYCRRILVRDAKGSIREIILPKGLDLDRPKRTRTSFTAEQLYRLEMEFQRCQYVVGRERTELARQLNLSETQVKVWFQNRRTKQKKDQGKDSDVRSTASETAATCSVLRLLEQGRLLSPPGLSGILPCATNSLGSTLRGPVVGLGTTLGTSSLTVGISGAPTLSTTHPGHNVFSMPVPSLIGTVATRLTSPLTVTGSLTGNLQEVSARYLSSSAFEPYSRNGKIETMDKKIMD, from the exons ATGGAAGTCAGGTGCAATCGAGAACCAATAATGGAAGCGGAGTCGAGCAGAGGTTTAAAGAATGGAATCCGGGAAGGCAGAGAAAGCAGCTCGAGTTCAGGGGATTCTCACGGAAGCCTCCGGAATTCTTTGATGGAGGACCAGCAGGAGACTTTCTCAGCTTCTGCAATCTCCGATGACTGCAGTAAAACAAAATCTAGTACTACTGACCCGGACTATTGTAGACGAATTCTTGTAAGAG ATGCAAAGGGATCTATACGAGAAATAATTCTACCCAAAGGGCTCGATCTTGACCGACCCAAGCGCACTCGAACGTCTTTCACAGCGGAGCAGCTATATCGTTTAGAAATGGAGTTTCAACGCTGTCAGTACGTTGTTGGACGGGAACGAACGGAACTGGCTCGACAGCTCAACTTGTCGGAAACACAG GTAAAGGTCTGGTTTCAAAACCGACGCACGAAGCAGAAAAAAGACCAGGGAAAGGATTCCGACGTTCGGTCGACGGCCTCTGAGACCGCAGCAACGTGCAGCGTGTTACGGCTCCTGGAACAAGGCAGGCTTCTGTCGCCCCCCGGCTTGTCCGGTATCCTACCCTGCGCAACTAACAGTCTAGGATCGACTCTGCGTGGCCCCGTAGTCGGCCTTGGCACCACACTGGGCACATCGTCACTCACTGTGGGGATATCAGGAGCACCGACACTGAGCACCACCCATCCCGGACACAATGTTTTCAGTATGCCGGTACCGTCCCTTATTGGGACGGTAGCTACAAGGCTCACCTCACCCTTAACTGTTACCGGATCTTTGACGGGAAACTTGCAGGAAGTGTCTGCTCGGTACTTAAGCTCTTCAGCTTTTGAGCCTTATTCCAGGAATGGCAAAATAGAAACAATGGACAAAAAAATAATGGACTGA